In Palaemon carinicauda isolate YSFRI2023 chromosome 38, ASM3689809v2, whole genome shotgun sequence, a single window of DNA contains:
- the LOC137630285 gene encoding deoxynucleoside triphosphate triphosphohydrolase SAMHD1-like has product FGTRFILSGTLYLLGSLFRCNLNTYQLQCGIFFSPFRFLKALGPVYFVFPAAAQNRFEHCLGVCHIAGQLASALRLRQPELNITDKDVLCVQLAGLCHDLGHGPFSHLWEVFVNKARPENKWTHESASIQMFDHLLKANNLHGEFRKYDLEDEDIIFIKELISGPTDSSIAEWPYKGRTSDKAFLYEIVSNKRTGVDVDKWDYFLRDSHSLGIKVTFDYYRLLHFSRVIDFEGEGLQICYQKKEVDTLYDMFHARCLLHRTAYQHRVVKIIDSMLVDAFCYADKHIQFKDKEGKKYYLADVCNDMDAYTNLVDDVFHQIIRAEGEHPDLMKAKEIIERILTRRLYVNIGHTQPTSGDIKKEKLMETLVSNIPQDSSLTRNDFDIQEVRRNYGMGDKNPIECVRFYNKNNPKAASRIKREEVSKMLPQRFQEVDYWLILKSDSQHYMTARKMFEDSCSQLGLEFSDDVDPTHLASFAPIEFSNGR; this is encoded by the exons TTTGGTACTAGATTCATCTTGTCTGGTACTTTATATCTTTTGGGCTCATTATTTAGGTGTAACCTTAACACCTATCAATTACAGTGTGGTATATTCTTCTCTCCATTCAGGTTCCTGAAGGCCTTGGGTCCCGTTTATTTTGTTTTTCCCGCGGCAGCACAAAATCGTTTTGAGCATTGCCTCGG CGTGTGTCATATAGCTGGACAACTGGCCAGTGCTCTTCGGTTAAGACAGCCGGAATTGAATATAACTGATAAGGATGTTCTCTGTGTCCAGTTGGCTGGGCTTTGTCATGACCTCGGCCACGGACCTTTTAGTCACTTGTGGGAGGTTTTTGTGAACAAGGCTCGACCGGAAAATAAATGGACT CATGAATCGGCATCAATTCAAATGTTTGATCACCTCTTGAAGGCAAACAATCTTCATGGCGAATTTAGAAAATACGACCTTGAGGATGAAGACATCATATTTATCAAGGAGCTAATCAGTGGGCCCACTGATTCAAGTATTGCAGAATGGCCCTATAAAGGCCGAACTTCTGATAAAGCTTTTCTCTATGAG ATCGTTTCCAACAAAAGAACTGGAGTTGATGTTGACAAGTGGGACTATTTTCTAAGGGATAGCCATAGCTTGGGGATCAAG GTAACATTTGACTACTACCGTCTTCTTCATTTCTCTCGGGTGATAGACTTTGAGGGCGAGGGACTGCAGATTTGTTACCAAAAAAAAGAAGTCGACACCCTCTATGACATGTTCCATGCACGGTGCCTACTTCACAGAACAGCTTATCAACATCGTGTCGTGAAAATCATTGATTCGAT GTTAGTGGATGCATTTTGCTATGCAGATAAGCACATTCAGTTTAAAGACAAAGAAGG AAAAAAATACTACTTAGCCGATGTATGTAATGACATGGATGCATACACCAATCTCGTCGACGATGTATTTCATCAGATAATACGTGCTGAAGGAGAACATCCAGATCTCATGAAAGCAAAAGAGATCATCGAAAGGATTCTTACCAGACGACTGTATGTTAACATTGGTCACACACAACCTACGTCTGGGGATATT aaaaaagaaaaactcatgGAAACTCTTGTGAGCAATATTCCTCAGGATAGTTCGTTGACAAGAAATGACTTCGACATCCAAGAAGTTCGTCGAAATTATGGGATGGGCGATAAAAATCCTATTGAATGTGTCAGATTCTACAATAAAAACAACCCTAAAGCGGCCAGTAGAATAAAACGAGAGGAAGTGTCAAAAATGTTACCGCAAAG GTTCCAGGAAGTTGATTACTGGTTGATCCTCAAAAGTGACTCCCAGCACTACATGACTGCCAGAAAGATGTTTGAAGATTCATGCAGCCAGTTGGGTTTGGAATTCTCG